In Cydia amplana chromosome 2, ilCydAmpl1.1, whole genome shotgun sequence, the following proteins share a genomic window:
- the LOC134655456 gene encoding SCAN domain-containing protein 3-like, translated as MADVLTSEYALSKSSEHFNYNEMKKSYLDQVKMYYANRKLPVMTPFTREVVDKIKNLIKERQFLMSAGHPSEHAKYKVVHKYEVIEQNGEEILICKRLLPDDPIVQIVPAEDCFDILVDAHLETKHGGKEKMFSTIKKGKYVVPKTSIDFLLVVCKVCNLNGRTKRRADERLARIFNSRGQVSLVDMTEEPDNLFKHILCYIDRFTSYLLLRPLMTDTVQETAMELLKIFFDFGPPEKLETYNRPFFNQVMSIINTAHSEFNIRLVLPVKMPIITPLDVKEMLRKWQSETGSSNWAMGCYMLQWSNNSEMSLNKPSPYFSVFKRSLAGKGKEDKRQGNEKPGEIGLNNGSATVTAPRLNSRDDNSQSSSSTILGGDSEEVLLLQENGLSEDDEDCLITITEAPNESASILPQLPVTTVPDSKKRSNHVPNILKRRMEGGSHRNVVNVNKPLLVLSPFENIVNAKNNNILKEQKQVQCNDSPKSSNKRCHVCKTEIKTAYICTNCNRNVHLFCSDRLLQPNISPDVLSVMCTSCTLTKRSEKVKRKYDETDTDKNNIITIKD; from the coding sequence ATGGCGGACGTTCTAACGTCGGAGTATGCGTTATCAAAATCCAGTGAACATTTTAATTACAACGAAATGAAAAAAAGTTACTTGGAtcaagtaaaaatgtattacgCGAATAGGAAATTACCTGTAATGACACCATTTACGCGGGAGGTCgtggataaaataaaaaatcttataaaaGAGAGGCAGTTTCTAATGTCGGCCGGACATCCTTCGGAGCACGCGAAGTATAAAGTTGTACACAAATACGAAGTTATTGAGCAAAATGGTGaagaaatattaatttgtaaaaGATTACTGCCGGATGATCCTATTGTTCAAATCGTGCCAGCGGAAgactgttttgacattttggtCGATGCTCATTTAGAGACTAAACATGGGGGAAAAGAGAAAATGTTTAGCACAATAAAAAAAGGTAAATACGTCGTGCCAAAGACTAgcattgactttttattagtCGTCTGTAAAGTGTGCAACCTCAACGGTAGAACAAAAAGACGAGCCGATGAAAGGTTAGCTCGAATATTTAATTCTAGAGGGCAAGTAAGTTTAGTAGATATGACTGAAGAGCCAGATAATctatttaaacatattttgtgTTATATAGACAGGTTTACAAGTTACCTGCTTTTGCGACCGCTCATGACAGACACTGTACAAGAGACAGCCATGGAATTACTGAAGATATTCTTCGATTTTGGACCACCAGAGAAACTAGAGACGTACAATAGACCCTTCTTCAACCAAGTAATGAGCATAATAAATACTGCGCACAGTGAATTTAATATACGTCTGGTGTTGCCGGTGAAAATGCCAATTATTACTCCGTTAGATGTAAAAGAAATGCTTCGAAAATGGCAAAGTGAGACTGGTAGCAGCAATTGGGCTATGGGATGTTATATGCTTCAATGGAGTAATAACTCTGAAATGAGTCTCAATAAACCATCGCCATATTTCTCTGTATTTAAACGTTCCTTGGCTGGAAAAGGTAAAGAAGACAAACGACAAGGAAACGAGAAGCCTGGAGAAATTGGGTTAAATAACGGAAGTGCTACTGTCACTGCTCCTCGTCTAAACTCTAGAGATGATAATAGTCAATCAAGTTCTTCCACAATACTAGGTGGTGATAGTGAAGAAGTTTTACTATTGCAAGAGAATGGCCTCAGCGAAGATGATGAAGACTGTTTGATAACGATAACCGAGGCCCCTAATGAATCTGCATCAATACTACCTCAACTACCTGTAACAACTGTACCTGATTCGAAAAAACGATCTAATCATGTACCTAATATCCTTAAGAGGCGTATGGAAGGCGGTAGTCACAGAAACGTAGTTAATGTGAATAAGCCGCTGCTCGTTTTATCACCATTCGAAAATATTGTGAACgcaaaaaacaataatattttaaaagagcAGAAGCAAGTTCAATGCAATGATTCGCCCAAATCTTCGAACAAAAGGTGTCATGTTTGTAAAACTGAAATAAAGACAGCCTACATATGTACCAATTGTAATAGGAATGTGCATCTATTCTGCTCTGATAGATTATTACAGCCTAACATTTCCCCAGACGTTTTAAGTGTAATGTGTACCTCATGTACTCTCACGAAAAGGAGCGAAAAAGTGAAACGGAAATACGACGAGACTGATAccgataaaaataatattataacgatAAAAGACTGA
- the LOC134659742 gene encoding vitellin-degrading protease-like, producing the protein MFNWVLGCAFFGLVVTTPTPSIENVKIVGGDEIDISEAPFQVSMVNGGRHSCGGSIVAEDMILTAAHCVIGSSPKDYHVRVGSSSNKEGGLLVPVADLIYHPSFSFNKMDNDIALLRLSTPLEFSDTVKSIEMMGDGEEVDDGAIAEVSGWGNTKEGGGSPSTLQKVLVPVVNEQACRSAYSPLYAITPRMLCAGVPAGGKDACQGDSGGPLVHDGKLAGVVSWGIGCARPTYPGVYAKVSALRTWVDDNIIFLRIKSWLRY; encoded by the exons ATGTTTAATTGGGTGTTGGGTTGTGCTTTCTTCGGGTTGGTTG TAACAACACCAACACCCAGCATAGAAAATGTGAAAATAGTGGGCGGCGATGAGATCGACATCAGTGAGGCCCCGTTCCAGGTGTCCATGGTCAACGGAGGCCGCCATTCCTGCGGGGGCTCCATCGTAGCAGAGGACATGATACTGACGGCAGCACATTGCGTTATTGG GAGTTCTCCAAAAGACTACCACGTACGCGTAGGCTCATCATCAAACAAAGAAGGAGGTCTGTTGGTCCCAGTAGCAGATCTCATTTACCACCCCAGCTTCTCTTTCAACAAGATGGACAACGACATTGCACTGCTGAGACTCAGCACTCCATTGGAGTTCAGTGATACTGTCAAGTCCATAGAGATGATGGGAGACGGAGAAGAGGTTGATGATGGAGCGATCGCTGAAGTCAGTGGTTGGGGAAATACAAAG GAAGGAGGCGGTTCGCCGTCCACCCTTCAGAAGGTGTTGGTGCCGGTAGTGAACGAGCAAGCCTGCCGCTCAGCGTACTCACCATTGTATGCAATTACGCCGAGGATGCTATGCGCTGGAGTACCCGCCGGTGGAAAGGATGCTTGCCAG GGTGACAGCGGTGGTCCTCTAGTCCACGACGGAAAGCTGGCTGGTGTGGTCTCCTGGGGCATCGGGTGTGCCCGGCCAACGTATCCAGGAGTGTACGCCAAGGTGTCGGCTCTCAGGACCTGGGTAGACGACAACATAATTTTCCTGAGGATCAAGTCATGGCTGCGATATTAA